Genomic segment of Euleptes europaea isolate rEulEur1 chromosome 21, rEulEur1.hap1, whole genome shotgun sequence:
TAATCCCCTTGCCCGGCGGGCTCCTGGGCTGCGGGATCCAGCTGCCGGACCCCCAGCGGGACATCTACTGGTACACCCTCTACCAGTTCTTCCTGGCATTCGCCATCCCTTTCGCCGTCATCACCGTGGCCTACCGGAGGATCTTGCTCAGGATGGCCAGGTCATCCCAGGCGCTGACCGGGCAGAGATGCACAAGGGTCCGGACCAAGAAAGTGACCCGTGTGGCCATCACCATCTGCCTGCCGTTTTTCATCTGCTGGGCCCCCTTCCACGTCCTGCAGCTGGTGCAGCTGGCCGTCCACCGGCCCACCTTGCCGTTTTACTACGCCTACAACGTAGCCATCAGCATGGGCTACGCCAACAGCTGCCTGAACCCTTTCATCTACATCTTGCTGGGGCGGAACTTCCGCCGGAGGATCGTGGTCGCCGTCCAGCCCACGGCTTTAGAAGAGGACTCCTCTCACAACCGGCTCAAGAGCGCGCGGGGAGAAGGCAGCGACTTGGGGCAGCCGCTGCTGCACTTGGTCTCGGTCTCAGccagatagaagaagaaaaagagttaggttttatatgctgactttctctaccatttaaggagaaccaaacaggcttacaatcgccttcccttccccacaacagacaccttgtgaggtaggtggggctgagagagctcgaagagaactatgactggcccaaggtcacccagctggcttcgtgtggaggagcggggccgtggctcagtggtagagcatctgcttggcatgcagaaagtcccaggttcaatccccggcatctccagctaaagggaccaggcaagtaggtgatgtgaaagacctgtaggctgagaacctggagagctgcctgtctgagtagacaatgctgactttgatagaccaagggtctgattcggtagaaggcagcttcgtgtgtcacGAAAGGTATGATACCAAAAGACCATTCAAAAATGGCGTTTTGCAAGATCACAAGCTGTTACTCCAATTTCACCCTCACCTTCTTATTCTTAAATGAGTTTGGTCCTTAAACATCAATCCCCTCACGTAGGAAGCTTCAAGTTGCTTGTAT
This window contains:
- the LOC130492618 gene encoding melanin-concentrating hormone receptor 1-like, yielding MESQTNRTLGLGGCAPNASQMEQNFSRNGELNPASYSAFIMPTLFGIICLLGIVGNSLVICAVFKKPSPGSSVPDIFIINLSMVDLLFLLGMPFLIHQLLGNGAWQFGETMCTLITALDANSQFTSTYILTAMTLDRYLATVYPFTSARFRKPATAILTICTLWALSFLSITPVWMYAQLIPLPGGLLGCGIQLPDPQRDIYWYTLYQFFLAFAIPFAVITVAYRRILLRMARSSQALTGQRCTRVRTKKVTRVAITICLPFFICWAPFHVLQLVQLAVHRPTLPFYYAYNVAISMGYANSCLNPFIYILLGRNFRRRIVVAVQPTALEEDSSHNRLKSARGEGSDLGQPLLHLVSVSAR